One window of Inquilinus sp. Marseille-Q2685 genomic DNA carries:
- a CDS encoding O-antigen polymerase: MADQEQLRQQLLTLYRVAVVLGILGIVLRIADWVFLRGLSIDTEFMENREKIETAGANIFSMASTMLIPFTVAPYMFYAIARRNGLRVGRSLTSLVLAMLWPLLTIVIGSRSSMFMSIGMIAVTRIIVFRHTSKLAISAIILVFIGLIYLGGLLFIARFSEIGLKVEGVIKFSAFTHLVPVTNEYDQITASLPGWQRDTVFIATTFAQYVLHGVPEFVYLVEHYTKGDQWGIYGFPFFPRLLSSLWGVPYDANAVVFSVPRVGLYTTMFGPFYVDFGPLAPLFCLLLGAITSFVRLRVLQGDVAALPLYVVFLIQIAAAVVVNAFLAAYGIFFNLAFISFWIVVSLARRRQAWPVRPLLREIRR, from the coding sequence GTGGCAGATCAGGAGCAGCTGAGACAACAACTTCTAACCCTATATAGGGTCGCCGTTGTTCTGGGCATTCTTGGGATCGTCCTGCGCATCGCGGATTGGGTGTTTCTACGTGGGCTATCGATCGATACTGAGTTCATGGAAAACCGTGAGAAGATCGAAACAGCCGGTGCGAACATCTTCTCAATGGCATCAACGATGCTTATCCCATTCACCGTAGCCCCTTATATGTTCTACGCCATAGCACGGCGGAACGGGTTACGGGTCGGCAGGTCCCTGACTAGCCTTGTCCTCGCGATGCTGTGGCCTCTTCTGACCATTGTTATTGGCTCCCGATCCAGCATGTTCATGAGTATCGGGATGATTGCAGTAACCAGGATCATTGTTTTCCGCCATACATCTAAGTTGGCGATTTCAGCCATTATCCTAGTTTTTATCGGCTTGATATACCTAGGCGGCTTACTGTTTATTGCGCGTTTCAGTGAGATTGGCCTTAAAGTTGAGGGAGTCATCAAGTTTTCTGCCTTCACGCATCTGGTACCCGTAACAAACGAATACGATCAGATCACGGCTTCACTTCCAGGGTGGCAGAGGGATACGGTCTTCATCGCGACGACTTTCGCCCAGTATGTCCTTCACGGGGTTCCGGAATTCGTTTATCTCGTCGAGCACTATACAAAGGGCGATCAGTGGGGAATTTACGGCTTTCCGTTCTTCCCACGCCTGCTGTCGTCCCTTTGGGGTGTGCCCTACGACGCCAACGCGGTCGTCTTCTCCGTTCCCAGAGTGGGCCTCTACACCACCATGTTCGGTCCGTTCTATGTAGATTTTGGCCCGCTGGCACCGCTTTTTTGCCTTCTCCTGGGCGCCATCACCTCTTTCGTACGACTAAGGGTGCTCCAGGGCGATGTTGCGGCGCTACCACTGTACGTTGTCTTCCTAATCCAGATTGCGGCCGCCGTGGTGGTCAATGCGTTTCTGGCCGCCTACGGTATCTTCTTCAACCTAGCCTTCATCAGCTTCTGGATCGTGGTATCGCTGGCACGACGCCGGCAAGCCTGGCCTGTTCGCCCGCTGCTGCGTGAGATTCGGCGATGA
- a CDS encoding acyltransferase, which produces MIAPTAKARLTYIDSLRGIAALLVVLMHNIQPIATGPVRTLIYDIVDPGKVGVVVFFAISGFVIPFSFSKGPAPLRRFAISRLFRLYPAYWLSMVSYLVLLVAAGTTLPSLTTILANVTMIQAALGQPNVLGVYWTLFIEVLFYVLCAAAFAVGLLRAPRFTLCASLAWLAVAIVFALARHFLERKVPVAIPLSLSIMFWGTLWREAIASRSEMHRRYAVWMLGAYVVIIPIVSLLAYDIDLGLEENWIRYLISYLAALAIFVTLTTVIRLSGRFSVLLGAISYSLYLFHVHARDAVELALSLADLHSIPLIAVPLSIFTALLLAWVIFKLVERPMNTIGHRLAEAVAAREVRRTHAPAVESEIGS; this is translated from the coding sequence ATGATCGCGCCGACAGCAAAGGCGCGCCTGACCTATATCGACTCGCTGAGGGGCATCGCGGCACTGCTTGTTGTCCTGATGCACAATATCCAGCCGATCGCGACAGGCCCAGTCAGAACACTGATCTATGACATCGTCGACCCTGGCAAGGTGGGGGTCGTGGTCTTCTTCGCAATCAGCGGATTCGTGATCCCGTTCAGCTTCTCCAAGGGGCCGGCACCGCTTCGCCGGTTCGCAATCTCACGACTGTTCCGGCTGTATCCGGCCTATTGGCTCTCTATGGTCAGCTATCTCGTTCTTCTCGTCGCTGCCGGGACAACCTTGCCGTCCCTCACCACCATTCTGGCCAACGTGACCATGATCCAGGCGGCGCTCGGACAACCTAATGTGCTCGGCGTCTACTGGACCTTGTTCATTGAGGTTCTTTTCTACGTCCTGTGCGCGGCTGCATTCGCCGTCGGCCTTCTGCGCGCCCCACGCTTCACGCTCTGTGCCAGCCTCGCCTGGCTCGCGGTTGCGATCGTGTTTGCCCTCGCCCGGCACTTCTTGGAGCGAAAGGTTCCCGTGGCTATCCCGTTGTCGCTCTCAATCATGTTCTGGGGCACGCTGTGGCGTGAGGCGATCGCAAGCCGGTCTGAGATGCACCGTCGCTACGCCGTCTGGATGCTCGGTGCCTACGTCGTGATCATCCCCATCGTGAGCCTCCTGGCCTATGACATCGATCTCGGTCTCGAGGAGAACTGGATCAGATATCTGATCTCGTATCTGGCAGCGCTGGCGATCTTCGTCACACTGACGACGGTAATCAGACTCTCCGGCAGATTTTCGGTGCTGCTGGGCGCCATCAGCTATTCCCTTTATCTCTTTCACGTCCACGCCAGAGATGCCGTTGAACTAGCCCTTTCACTTGCCGACCTTCATTCGATTCCACTGATCGCCGTTCCACTTTCCATCTTTACCGCACTTCTGTTGGCCTGGGTCATTTTCAAACTGGTCGAACGTCCGATGAACACCATCGGGCATCGCCTCGCGGAGGCGGTAGCCGCAAGGGAGGTGCGCCGAACCCACGCGCCAGCCGTTGAGAGCGAGATAGGGAGCTAA
- a CDS encoding class I SAM-dependent methyltransferase, with the protein MSTDLAAADGSTTKHRRSLRRALVNWLWPIFGDFPRELLRTKLVRFIIAGARYVWFVLILRRLRTVSGSEGVARSTIKHNLRGMLDLHVERSLRLIYPIAMWAAARRISLADQKVLTIGPRTEGEIFNLVAHGFRRRNITGLDLISYSPSIQLGDMHAMPYPDASFDVIIAGWVISYSDQKDVAASEIARVAKPGAIVAVGIEWGRKSPEQVAAERTGYIVGSAKRLPTAQAILDLFGERVDRVYAKVDDQDFAPEDAGDLLVVFRLR; encoded by the coding sequence ATGAGCACCGACTTGGCCGCGGCCGATGGCTCAACCACTAAGCACCGTCGCTCGTTGCGGCGTGCGCTGGTCAATTGGCTCTGGCCCATCTTCGGCGACTTCCCGCGCGAACTGCTCCGGACCAAGCTGGTCCGCTTCATCATTGCCGGCGCGCGCTATGTGTGGTTCGTGTTGATCCTTCGTCGCCTCCGAACCGTATCCGGTTCGGAGGGCGTCGCCAGGAGCACCATCAAGCACAATCTGCGCGGCATGCTAGATTTACATGTCGAGCGATCACTTAGACTCATCTACCCGATCGCCATGTGGGCGGCGGCTCGACGAATTAGTCTTGCAGACCAGAAGGTTCTGACAATCGGCCCACGCACCGAAGGTGAAATCTTCAACCTCGTCGCGCATGGATTCCGGCGTCGGAACATCACTGGCCTCGACCTGATCAGCTACTCTCCGAGCATCCAGCTAGGCGATATGCACGCCATGCCCTATCCCGATGCCAGCTTCGATGTGATCATTGCTGGCTGGGTAATCTCCTATTCTGATCAAAAAGACGTCGCAGCGTCGGAGATTGCCCGCGTAGCAAAGCCAGGGGCGATCGTTGCCGTTGGCATCGAGTGGGGTCGGAAGTCGCCCGAACAGGTCGCGGCCGAGCGGACTGGATATATCGTCGGTTCGGCCAAGCGGCTGCCCACGGCGCAGGCGATCCTGGACCTGTTCGGGGAGCGTGTCGACCGAGTCTATGCGAAAGTCGACGATCAGGACTTTGCGCCGGAGGACGCTGGCGATCTCCTAGTCGTCTTCCGGCTTCGATAG
- a CDS encoding right-handed parallel beta-helix repeat-containing protein yields the protein MAIPTVDEVWADFNLDGSVKEPAKQDIRRLLRFIQAIAEANGMKTYPNKAAMDADLTQPDGKPALLWADPIETNNYPTVWVWDDGGNQWIEGVDRISSLKALVDQTNGGVDDLKAGVLGLPTRANFKAKTGYGQAWRTISSPDIRWTITETDGSYKIDTTGALPQVWPVGIKMPYDLVPGDTIESEFKLTAGTFTVDSGPFFGTDPATSGDISTGAILYHWRNDGIYGQNYTGTGGIVLGYETVPQAGAGAPAVPPTTDDVLKIVAQVLADRTMNLELLVNGISRIKLVAPALPVGRVVVGIVTPPGASATLLSMKRIGFNGTTVHVDGAAAVSGNGMIFAPVKTWDEAVAIARTNRLPELNVDVWSAELRAAPVVDGKIFPRCRIRGRGAAQTKIISADQNPTDWVLLGGTTKVYQRGAKNAAGNPNTANTGAVYLVGVPMSPQPWYSVPDSILPYKIVAPAALETETTGGRRISGGIEYVRLPDAIATTPNATPMEVAVSVATLYCIGAPQIECENIVFSRGGLYNVYLDRATAVFRHCGFEWAELNGTEDAAGNAYYQDCWWDAAGNDLAGRTFPAGYAETLSAPPVSVFDGCTFRRRITGDAIAPHGSGTDLRPRIRVHNCDIEDCAKDGIVPASSDFEISGCRIRRCAQAQIEVIGGATSTALPASMVARGSIGNCVLDPAGVGLYGYLATGADGGLMDVTLDQVHITAPVTSEMRGNRIVVAGRMQIVADFKTKYTNITTERDAASRSINANGVVTFTKCVSFAV from the coding sequence ATGGCGATTCCGACCGTTGACGAGGTATGGGCCGATTTCAACCTGGACGGCTCGGTGAAGGAGCCGGCGAAGCAGGACATCCGCCGCCTCCTGCGCTTCATCCAGGCCATCGCCGAGGCGAACGGGATGAAGACCTATCCCAACAAGGCGGCGATGGACGCGGACCTGACGCAGCCCGACGGCAAGCCGGCGCTGCTGTGGGCGGACCCGATCGAGACGAACAACTATCCGACCGTGTGGGTGTGGGATGACGGCGGCAACCAGTGGATCGAGGGGGTGGATCGGATTTCGTCGCTGAAGGCGCTGGTGGACCAGACCAACGGCGGGGTCGACGATCTCAAGGCCGGAGTCCTCGGGCTCCCGACCCGCGCAAATTTCAAGGCCAAGACCGGATACGGCCAGGCTTGGCGGACGATTTCTAGTCCTGACATCCGATGGACGATCACCGAGACCGACGGGTCCTACAAGATCGACACTACAGGGGCGCTGCCCCAGGTCTGGCCGGTCGGCATCAAGATGCCCTACGACTTGGTGCCGGGCGATACGATCGAGTCCGAGTTCAAGCTGACGGCCGGCACGTTTACTGTGGATAGCGGGCCATTCTTCGGCACGGATCCCGCGACGAGTGGCGACATCTCGACGGGTGCCATCCTCTACCATTGGCGGAATGATGGCATCTATGGACAGAACTATACCGGCACCGGCGGCATCGTACTGGGTTATGAGACCGTTCCACAAGCGGGTGCCGGGGCTCCGGCGGTTCCTCCAACGACCGATGACGTGCTGAAGATCGTCGCCCAGGTGCTGGCCGACCGCACGATGAACCTTGAGCTGCTCGTCAACGGTATCTCGAGGATCAAGCTTGTGGCTCCGGCCCTGCCGGTCGGCCGGGTCGTGGTCGGCATCGTCACGCCGCCCGGCGCGTCGGCGACACTGCTGAGCATGAAGCGCATCGGCTTCAACGGCACGACGGTGCATGTCGACGGCGCGGCGGCAGTCAGCGGTAACGGCATGATCTTCGCCCCGGTGAAGACCTGGGACGAGGCGGTTGCGATTGCTCGGACTAACCGTCTGCCGGAATTGAACGTGGACGTATGGTCAGCCGAACTGCGTGCGGCACCTGTGGTCGATGGCAAGATCTTCCCTCGCTGCCGAATCCGCGGCCGTGGCGCGGCGCAGACCAAGATCATCTCGGCAGACCAGAATCCGACCGACTGGGTGCTGCTCGGCGGCACGACGAAGGTCTATCAGCGGGGGGCGAAAAACGCTGCCGGAAACCCCAACACCGCTAACACCGGCGCTGTCTATTTGGTCGGCGTGCCGATGTCACCGCAGCCCTGGTACTCGGTGCCGGACAGCATCTTGCCGTACAAGATCGTCGCCCCGGCGGCCCTGGAAACCGAGACGACCGGCGGCCGCCGGATCAGTGGCGGCATCGAATATGTCCGCCTCCCGGACGCCATCGCGACGACTCCCAACGCGACCCCCATGGAAGTGGCGGTCAGCGTTGCCACACTCTACTGCATCGGGGCGCCCCAGATCGAGTGCGAGAACATCGTGTTCAGCCGCGGTGGCCTCTACAACGTCTATCTCGACCGCGCGACTGCGGTGTTCCGGCATTGCGGCTTCGAGTGGGCCGAACTCAACGGCACCGAAGATGCCGCGGGCAACGCATATTACCAGGACTGCTGGTGGGACGCGGCCGGCAACGATCTGGCGGGCCGGACGTTCCCGGCCGGCTATGCCGAGACGTTGTCGGCGCCGCCGGTTTCGGTCTTCGACGGCTGCACCTTCCGGCGCCGCATCACCGGTGACGCAATAGCCCCGCACGGCAGCGGCACTGATCTGCGGCCGCGGATCCGGGTTCACAATTGTGACATCGAAGATTGCGCTAAGGACGGCATTGTCCCGGCCAGCAGCGATTTCGAGATCAGCGGGTGCCGAATCCGACGTTGTGCTCAGGCTCAAATCGAGGTGATCGGCGGCGCGACGTCGACGGCGCTCCCGGCCAGTATGGTCGCGCGCGGGTCGATCGGCAACTGTGTGCTGGATCCAGCCGGCGTCGGCCTTTACGGCTACCTGGCTACGGGCGCGGACGGCGGCCTGATGGATGTCACGCTCGACCAGGTGCACATCACGGCACCGGTCACCTCGGAGATGCGCGGCAATCGCATAGTCGTCGCCGGTCGGATGCAGATCGTTGCCGATTTCAAGACGAAGTACACCAACATCACGACCGAGCGTGATGCCGCGAGCCGATCGATCAACGCCAACGGCGTGGTGACGTTCACGAAGTGCGTGTCCTTCGCGGTCTGA
- a CDS encoding phage tail protein — protein sequence MFAIPLVLGAAGAGVLGTVATGGVVFGVALGTYGAAAIGIGLSIAGTLAQVLLTPQPPKPKFQDGSQSVRQAVPPRVRCYGRYRLGGAYVDYVGDGGDLKVLLCHTAHEIDRSTELAPNPEEHWLADEIVNVDTAHGGAVTTGKYDKYRLGDESSVYVVNHLGSPDQTIAFGVDSWTPDHRGRGLCATYVKYSDLKAEQQQEVFPNGPPAYRATLRGAKVFDPRPAAGQTAGNEGTYTWSDNAALVILDYLTRTESGVPVGFGLGFDRVDLASFAFAADVSDQEVARKPADPAYPDEKRWRIWGAYELTEDRKTVLSDMLDACGGRLTQGPGGKLGLTVGAGDTNGVTAIPGKPAASVTITDGQILEYDFSTGKAAIERINEVRATYISQDQDWAEVEAGIQLDQASIDRNGTESSQVKLRFVPSEGQAQRIARYTLKRGNPTWSGRIRGTLALLDAWGERWVRLQLAELEIDQIFEITSMRLDRTTMTAEMEVTSCDGWWDWNAATDEADPAPIPDDDEDEEDMPVPTGVSVTIEHRAINGQSYAAIGVVSWDPPTRSVFVGQARYRPVYPEPTPPGPWQFLTAEQDEETVSTPPLVDGQGYEGQARFLGPRRTVSDWSDSVLFTAVADPIAPASPVGLTAQANTPATGQVTVTATQPNDPRAAMLRFHRNSSDVFPGGPPLAGPYFAGAGSTRSFVDTPGAGDWWYFATSGNWSNVPSTPAGGVLAEVSPAAPVITGPSDPTSSYDRRPPVSGNGATAGATIRLYANAVQVGTAAAAGDGTWTVTPSTDLGIGANSMTATQTVGGNESVASGAVTITVNAIDADAWAYIAAMTVRPSHARQTLIKALVESLKSAGLWAKLDCLYLLAAHHEQASRLNARSPGSFALAATTANSVAPSFTADRGWRGGGAGTTAGGYLAGGFNATVGSNQLQQNSAHLAVWVQQASAGAVQGTYREAGGGQALIACRNPTAVLWCMSNAAGADVPAQSGDGTGFYAWSRQSAASYHAYQDVNDLGAISRASAALVSGAFHVLRGGSGYSDARLAAAGWGAGLSGAEITALRNALRDYLAGVGAVL from the coding sequence ATGTTCGCGATTCCTCTGGTTCTCGGCGCCGCCGGCGCTGGCGTGCTCGGGACGGTCGCCACCGGTGGCGTCGTCTTCGGCGTCGCCCTCGGCACCTATGGCGCCGCCGCGATCGGCATCGGCTTGTCCATCGCCGGCACGCTGGCGCAGGTGCTGCTGACGCCGCAGCCGCCCAAGCCCAAGTTCCAGGACGGCAGCCAGAGCGTGAGGCAGGCGGTGCCGCCGCGCGTGCGCTGCTATGGCCGATATCGCCTTGGCGGTGCCTATGTCGACTATGTCGGCGACGGCGGCGACCTGAAGGTGCTGCTGTGCCATACGGCGCACGAGATCGACCGCAGCACCGAGTTGGCGCCGAACCCGGAAGAGCATTGGCTGGCCGACGAGATCGTGAATGTGGACACGGCCCATGGCGGTGCCGTGACGACCGGGAAGTACGACAAGTACCGGCTGGGTGATGAATCCTCGGTGTATGTCGTCAACCATCTCGGGTCGCCGGACCAGACGATCGCCTTCGGCGTCGATTCCTGGACCCCCGACCATCGCGGCCGCGGCCTGTGTGCCACCTACGTGAAATATTCCGACCTGAAGGCCGAGCAGCAGCAGGAGGTGTTCCCGAACGGGCCGCCGGCCTATCGGGCGACGCTGCGCGGGGCCAAGGTCTTCGACCCGCGGCCTGCGGCGGGGCAGACGGCCGGCAACGAGGGGACCTACACCTGGTCCGACAACGCGGCCCTGGTGATCCTGGACTATCTGACCAGGACCGAGTCCGGCGTGCCGGTCGGCTTCGGGCTGGGCTTCGACCGGGTCGACCTGGCCAGCTTCGCCTTCGCGGCGGATGTCTCGGACCAGGAGGTGGCGCGCAAGCCGGCGGACCCGGCCTACCCGGACGAGAAGCGGTGGCGGATCTGGGGCGCCTACGAGCTGACCGAGGACCGGAAGACGGTGCTGTCCGACATGCTGGACGCCTGCGGCGGCCGCCTGACGCAGGGGCCGGGCGGCAAGCTGGGGCTGACGGTCGGCGCCGGCGACACCAACGGCGTGACGGCCATCCCCGGCAAGCCGGCGGCGTCGGTCACCATCACCGACGGCCAGATCCTGGAATACGACTTCTCCACCGGCAAGGCGGCAATCGAGCGCATCAACGAGGTGCGCGCCACCTATATCAGCCAGGACCAGGACTGGGCGGAGGTCGAGGCCGGGATCCAGCTCGACCAGGCTTCGATCGACCGCAACGGCACGGAGAGCAGCCAAGTCAAGCTGCGCTTCGTGCCCTCCGAAGGCCAGGCCCAGCGCATCGCGCGCTATACGCTGAAGCGGGGCAACCCGACTTGGTCCGGCCGGATCCGCGGCACGCTGGCGCTGCTCGACGCCTGGGGCGAGCGCTGGGTCCGGCTGCAGCTCGCCGAGCTCGAGATCGACCAGATTTTCGAGATCACGTCGATGCGGCTGGACCGCACCACCATGACGGCCGAGATGGAGGTGACCAGCTGCGACGGCTGGTGGGACTGGAACGCGGCCACCGACGAGGCCGATCCGGCGCCGATCCCGGATGACGATGAGGACGAGGAGGACATGCCGGTGCCGACCGGCGTGTCGGTGACGATCGAGCATCGGGCCATCAACGGTCAGAGCTATGCCGCCATCGGCGTCGTCTCGTGGGATCCGCCGACCCGCAGCGTGTTCGTCGGGCAGGCCCGCTACCGGCCGGTCTATCCCGAACCGACGCCGCCCGGGCCGTGGCAGTTCCTGACGGCCGAGCAGGACGAGGAGACGGTCTCGACGCCGCCGCTCGTCGACGGGCAGGGCTATGAGGGACAGGCCCGCTTCCTGGGACCGCGCCGGACCGTCAGCGACTGGTCGGACTCCGTGCTTTTCACCGCCGTGGCCGACCCGATCGCCCCTGCGTCGCCGGTCGGCCTGACGGCCCAGGCGAACACGCCGGCGACCGGCCAGGTGACCGTCACCGCGACGCAGCCCAATGACCCGCGCGCGGCGATGCTGCGGTTCCACCGGAACAGCAGCGACGTCTTCCCCGGCGGCCCGCCCCTGGCTGGCCCGTATTTCGCCGGGGCCGGCAGCACGCGCAGCTTCGTCGACACGCCCGGCGCCGGGGACTGGTGGTATTTCGCCACCTCAGGCAACTGGTCGAACGTGCCGAGCACCCCCGCCGGCGGCGTGCTGGCGGAGGTGTCGCCGGCGGCGCCGGTGATCACCGGCCCGTCCGACCCGACCAGCAGCTATGACCGGCGGCCGCCGGTCTCCGGCAACGGAGCGACGGCCGGGGCCACGATCAGGCTCTACGCCAACGCGGTCCAGGTCGGCACCGCCGCGGCGGCCGGCGACGGCACCTGGACCGTCACGCCGTCGACCGATCTCGGCATCGGCGCCAACAGCATGACGGCGACGCAGACCGTCGGCGGCAACGAGAGCGTGGCGTCGGGGGCGGTGACCATCACGGTGAACGCGATCGACGCCGATGCCTGGGCATACATCGCCGCCATGACCGTGCGGCCGAGCCATGCCCGGCAGACGCTGATCAAAGCCCTGGTCGAGAGCCTGAAATCCGCCGGGTTGTGGGCGAAGCTGGACTGCCTTTATCTGCTGGCCGCGCATCACGAGCAGGCCTCACGCCTGAATGCCAGGTCGCCGGGCAGCTTCGCGCTGGCCGCGACGACGGCGAACTCCGTCGCCCCGAGCTTCACGGCCGATCGCGGCTGGCGGGGCGGGGGCGCCGGCACCACGGCCGGCGGCTATCTGGCCGGCGGCTTCAACGCCACGGTCGGCAGCAACCAGCTGCAGCAGAACAGCGCGCACCTGGCCGTCTGGGTGCAGCAGGCCTCGGCCGGCGCCGTGCAGGGCACCTATCGGGAAGCCGGCGGCGGCCAGGCGCTGATCGCCTGCCGGAACCCGACGGCCGTGCTGTGGTGCATGTCCAATGCCGCCGGCGCCGACGTGCCGGCACAGAGCGGCGACGGCACCGGCTTCTACGCCTGGAGCCGGCAGAGCGCGGCCAGCTACCACGCCTATCAGGACGTGAACGACCTCGGGGCGATCTCCCGGGCGTCGGCGGCGCTGGTCTCGGGCGCCTTCCATGTGCTGCGCGGCGGCTCCGGCTACTCCGATGCGCGGCTCGCGGCGGCCGGGTGGGGGGCGGGGCTCAGCGGCGCCGAGATCACGGCGCTGCGCAACGCGCTGCGCGACTATCTGGCCGGCGTCGGCGCCGTCCTCTGA
- a CDS encoding ImmA/IrrE family metallo-endopeptidase, with the protein MLMIDKMEIIKRHQNSAPVDVFAIAKDLGLSVYLFDDWPDDLSGVIAKDSESPGGYLIGVNGKHARTRQRFTVAHEIAHFVLHEELIGDGLTEDALYRSRLSNSIEAQANRMAADILMPWKLINQVPPPEWSVKDLARRMGVSPSSMAIRLGVPYETSENSSDSRKNAAA; encoded by the coding sequence ATGCTGATGATTGATAAGATGGAAATCATCAAGCGGCACCAGAATTCCGCTCCCGTGGACGTGTTCGCAATCGCGAAGGATCTCGGACTATCCGTCTATTTGTTCGACGATTGGCCCGACGATCTGTCCGGCGTGATCGCCAAAGATTCGGAGAGCCCTGGAGGCTACCTGATCGGCGTCAATGGGAAGCATGCCCGAACTAGACAACGCTTTACCGTCGCGCATGAGATCGCTCATTTCGTTCTTCATGAAGAGTTGATCGGTGACGGGTTAACCGAGGATGCTCTCTATCGAAGCCGTCTCAGCAACTCGATCGAGGCTCAGGCGAATCGCATGGCCGCTGATATTTTGATGCCGTGGAAACTGATTAACCAAGTTCCACCCCCTGAATGGTCGGTAAAAGATCTTGCGAGGAGAATGGGCGTTTCCCCGAGTTCGATGGCCATTCGGCTTGGTGTTCCTTACGAGACAAGTGAAAATAGCTCTGATAGTCGCAAGAACGCGGCAGCTTAG
- a CDS encoding gene transfer agent family protein — MPGQPNIAAEVELKWADGTYLFALKLKQIEELQRLCNAGLGEIAQRLLVQRRWYVADIVETIRLGLVGGGLPAVRARELVDTYVEGHPLADPRDPANPLATAQAILMAAYFGVAEAAEEPEGKAEAAADDGTDGSTSRPSPDRLSRSASRRSTSGA, encoded by the coding sequence ATGCCGGGCCAGCCGAACATCGCCGCCGAGGTCGAGCTGAAATGGGCGGACGGCACCTATCTGTTCGCCCTCAAGCTGAAGCAAATCGAAGAACTGCAGCGGCTGTGCAATGCGGGGCTGGGCGAGATCGCCCAGCGCCTGCTGGTCCAGCGGCGCTGGTATGTCGCCGACATCGTCGAGACCATCCGGCTGGGCCTGGTCGGCGGCGGCCTGCCGGCGGTGCGGGCGCGGGAACTGGTCGACACCTATGTCGAAGGCCACCCGCTGGCCGACCCGCGCGACCCGGCCAATCCGCTGGCGACGGCGCAGGCGATCCTCATGGCCGCCTATTTCGGCGTCGCCGAGGCGGCGGAGGAGCCGGAGGGAAAAGCCGAGGCCGCGGCGGACGACGGGACGGATGGATCGACGTCGCGGCCTTCACCGGACAGGCTCTCGCGATCGGCCTCTCGCCGTTCGACATCGGGCGCATGA
- a CDS encoding phage tail tube protein, whose amino-acid sequence MAQAKTFRFSDVMILLGDGATPTEVFAAPCGLTELGMTIASDTNESIIPDCDNPDDPAWKITDITALQMTLSGQGVLDRAARRTWEDWAFTGSEKTVRWVYDVTAADFGGYYQAPAILTSYQVTAQRGQRATVQIAITLNGKPAWTAAV is encoded by the coding sequence ATGGCCCAGGCCAAGACCTTCCGCTTTTCCGACGTCATGATCCTGCTCGGCGACGGGGCGACCCCGACCGAGGTCTTCGCCGCACCCTGCGGCCTGACCGAGCTGGGCATGACAATCGCCAGCGACACCAACGAAAGCATCATCCCGGACTGCGACAACCCGGATGACCCGGCCTGGAAGATCACCGACATCACCGCGCTGCAGATGACGCTGAGCGGCCAGGGCGTGCTCGACCGCGCCGCCCGCAGGACCTGGGAGGACTGGGCCTTCACCGGCAGCGAGAAGACCGTGCGCTGGGTGTACGACGTCACGGCGGCGGATTTCGGCGGCTATTATCAGGCGCCTGCGATCCTGACCAGCTACCAGGTCACCGCCCAGCGCGGGCAGCGGGCGACGGTGCAGATCGCCATCACCCTGAACGGCAAGCCGGCCTGGACGGCCGCCGTCTGA
- a CDS encoding DUF3168 domain-containing protein, with protein sequence MSGRDLSGPLRRAVVAALQADPGVAALAGGRVYDHVPAAPAYPFLRCTTTIASPWEATGSVQGSLIRLQVDAFAKGYGRASAEPLAAATVAALDEADLAVPDGSLVSLQWRQTRMLDDPAEQGVVHAVIEFDAIAAS encoded by the coding sequence ATGAGCGGCCGTGACCTGTCCGGCCCGCTGCGGCGCGCCGTGGTCGCGGCGCTGCAGGCCGACCCCGGCGTGGCTGCCCTGGCCGGCGGGCGGGTCTATGACCATGTCCCGGCCGCGCCGGCCTATCCCTTCCTGCGCTGCACAACCACGATCGCGTCGCCCTGGGAGGCGACAGGCAGCGTGCAGGGCAGCCTGATCCGGCTGCAGGTCGACGCCTTCGCCAAGGGATACGGCCGCGCCTCGGCGGAGCCGCTGGCGGCGGCCACGGTCGCAGCGCTGGACGAGGCCGATCTCGCCGTCCCCGACGGCTCGCTGGTGTCGCTGCAATGGCGGCAGACACGGATGCTCGACGACCCCGCGGAGCAGGGCGTCGTCCACGCCGTGATCGAGTTCGACGCCATCGCAGCGTCGTAG